The Microcystis panniformis FACHB-1757 region CCAAATTGATATTAAACGGGTTTTATGCCACTCCACCAGTGCCTATCTCGGTTTGGTCTTTATTGCGGTGGGATTAGGTCATGTGGATATCGCTTTGCTAATTTTATTCTCCCATGCGGTCGCAAAAGCTTTATTGTTTATGAGCGCAGGAGCATTAATTCTCACTACCAGTAACCAAAATATCACGGAAATGGGGGGAATTTGGGCAAGAATGCCCGCTACAACCATGGCTTTTTTAGGGGGTTCCGCGGGGATGACGGTTTTAATGCCCCTGGGGATGTTTTGGACGTTAAAACGGTGGTTAAGTGGTGAATGGGCGATTCCTTGGTGGTTATTAGCGGTTTTAATCTTTGTTAATTGTCTTAGCATCGTCAATCTCACCCGGGTATTTCGTTTAGTCTTTTTGGGACAAACCCAAAGTAAAACCCATCGCACCCCGGAAGTGGCTTGGCCGATGGCTTTGCCCATGGTATCATTGATTTTAATCGCTTTATTGGCCCCGATTATTCCCCTACGTTGGGATTTTTGGCTATCTTTCACCAATCCTCTCCTTAATAACCAGAGTTTTACTATTGTCTGGGGTTTTCCCTTACTGATGGCCTCTGGAGTAATTGGCCTAGTTATCGGGTTAACGGTAGAGTTAAGACGAGCTTGGGCAAGACCGACTGGGTTAATCCTGCGATTCCTGCAAGATTTGTTCGCTTATGACTTCTATCTTGATCGCATCTATCAGTTTACCGTGGTTTTAGCGGTGGGGAGCTTGTCCAAAATTACCGCTTGGCTCGATCGTTATATTATTGATGGTCTGGTTAATTTGGTCAGTTTAGCGACGATTTTTAGCGGCAGTGCCTTAAAGTATAATGTTTCTGGTCAATCACAGTTTTATGTCTTGACTATTCTTTTGGGAATAGGGGGATTAATCTGGCTCTTATTAAACGGTCAATGGTCACTGATAACTAATTATTGGTCATCCCTGTTGACTCATTGAACCTCTATGTATCGCTCCCTAGTCTTCCGGTCGCGGACTAGGGAGGGAAAGCAGCGGGATGAACATGATCAACAAGGACAGACGGTTAAAATCGGTCTTAGCTTAAAACCCCACACCCTGCCCGCGGGAAAAACTTTTTCAGCAAGCCCTATTTGTGTTATAATGGGTTGGTCAAAAATGCTGGTGTAGCTCAGTGGTAGAGCAGCTGATTTGTAATCAGCCGGTCGCGGGTTCAAATCCCATCACCAGCTTCAATCTCTCACTCCCAATCGAACTTTAAAAAACCTGCTCCCCACTTCCCTCTTTCAAACCGAAGACCCCTAAACCGAAATTTAAACCGGACAAAACCATCCTAGGGACTGGGGTTCGCAACTGTGGCACACTAGAGAGTATAACTGAATTGACGGTAAGCCCTTGACTAATCAAATTACCCCTTTCGACCCCCTTCACAACCACGACGAGACGGGCCATGACCACGAGTCAAAAGGGACTCCCCACGTCCATAGCGAAGCTTCCCTGAAGCAAATTATTAACCGTCTTTCGCGTATCGAAGGACATATTCGCGGCATCAAGACGATGGTATCGGAAAATCGTCCCTGTCCCGAAGTTTTGATGCAAATTGCCGCTATTCGCGGGGCGATTGATCGCGTTGCCAGAATTATTCTCGACGAACATCTGAGCGAATGTATTGCCCGGGCTGCCCAGGAAGGTAGTATCGAGACAGAAATTGAAGAATTAAAGGCCGCCTTGGATCGCTTTTTATCCTAGATTGTGCTATAATGAGAAGTTGGCATTTTTTAGGCAGAGAGCAATTACAGGAGGTGAATCAGGTTAATGACCCAAGTGGTAGTTGGTCAGAACGAGGCGATCGAATCAGCCCTGCGTCGTTTTAAGCGACAGGTAGCGAAAGCGGGAATTTATGCGGATATCAAAAAGCATCAATTTTTTGAAACCCCTCAAGAAAAGAGAAAGCGTAAAGCAGTAGCCCGGAGACGACAAAGAACCCGTCGTCGTTAAAATTAGCCAAGTCAGAAGTCGCTCGCAAGCTTCTGACTTGCTTTTATTTTAACCTCTGTTTTGGGGGTTGGGAAGCGGGAAGTGGGGAGTGGGAAGTGGGGAGAAAAAAGCTGATAAGATAAAGTTTAGCCCTCGATCGAGTTCTAGTGTTTTCATGGTTTTACAACTGCGCGTCTATGTTCCCGAACATCCTCTGGTTAAGCATTGGTTAGCGATCGCGCGCGATCAAAATACCCCCTCGGTACTGTTTAAAACAGCGATGACGGAACTAGGGCGCTGGTTAACCTACGAAGCAGCCCGGCAATGGTTGCCGACCCTGGAAACTAGCGTTAAAACCCCTCTAGCGGAATGTCCCGCTACTTTTATCGATCCTAGCGTACCGATGGCCGTAGTCCCGATTTTACGGGCAGGATTAGCCCTGTTGGAAGGGGCGCAAAGTCTTTTACCCCTAGCTAGTACCTATCATCTCGGTTTAGCCAGAAATGAGGAAACCCTAGAGGCGAGTTGTTATTTAAATAAATTACCGGCCAGTTTTGATCCGGCCACAAGAGTCTTAATTCTTGAACCGATGTTAGCCACGGGGGGATCAATTTCAACAGCAATGGCAGAAATTACCAGCAGAGGCGTTGATCCTGCCCTGATTCGCCTGATTTCCGTGGTGGCTGCCCCGCCGGCTTTACAGAAATTGAGTCAAAATTATCCCAGCTTGAACATCTATACGGCTATTATCGATGAAGGATTAAATAGCGGCGGTTACATCGTGCCGGGGTTGGGCGATGCCGGCGATCGAGCTTTTGGAACCTATTAGGAGAAAAGGGGATTATGAGTCAGCGAGATGGGTTTACGGGCGGTTTTTTAGCCGGTGCGATTGTCGGTGGTTTAGTGGGCGGTGTTTTGGGGACAGTGTTGGCTAATCGCAGCCGTCGCGGTTTAGGAGATGGGGATAATCAAGCTTTTTTAGAGGAGATCCGCAATGGGCGCTTGACTCCAGAGGAAGGCATGGAAGTGGCCCGCCGCAGTTTAGAAGATAAAATTGCCCAGTTAAATCTAGCGATCGATGATGTGCGTCAACAGTTAGGATCGGTACAGGAAAACGGCAGCGATCATTAAAATAGGGCTGGCCGAATAAATCTAAAAACCTTGTTAGACCTCGACCTAATTTAATTAGGGTCTGCTGAAAAAGTCATTGAAACCCACATTCCGCACCCTAAGTGTCACAACGTCTCAAAAGAGGAAGGGGCGTGAGTCAAAATACTTATCTAGAGGAGTGAGTTGGCGGCAAGCTGCCGGCAACTAAGCCGAAAATTTCAGAGTTCCCCCGGTCATTCTCAATAAACAGTGCTTGTTGAGAATGGCTGGGCAATCAGACTTAACATCTAGCGTCGAGATGTTCGAGTAGTGCTTAAGTTTTGTCACCCCTTGAGGGACTTCCAAAAAATAAACTATTCATCCTCAAGAATAATAATCATTCTCGGAGTGTGGGAGGTAGGGATCGATGGTTGCCCCCTCCTTCCAATTTTGTAGTAGAATTAATCCTGTACATTATTAATCAAGTTTTTCTTTTTAAGAATATATGGAATTAACTGATTCCCTCAAGAAATTGCTCAGTGAAACTGCACTTCAATTAAAAGGTGCAGCTAAAAGAAGATTCATGGCGCAAACAGTCTTAGAATTAGGCTATGGGGGACAAACCCTTGCTGCACAGGAGTTAGGCTGGAATCGAACTACTATTCGTCAAGGAATTAAAGAACTAAAAAGAGGCATTATTTGTGTTGATAATCATTCAGCTAAGGGGCGGAAAAAAGCAGAAGAACATTTACCTTTTCTATTGGAAAACATCAAAAATTTAGCAGGGTAATCGCGCGTCGTTTTGTATAGATGGTAACAGACAAAAATCCCTAACTGTTAATTTGGTGACGACGAACTGGCCTGAGTTAATCTGAGAGGAAGTGAAAAATCCTGTATTTTAGTGGTTGAGTATGGCAGAAGGATTTGGTCCCCTAGTCTTGAACCCCAAGCAAGAGCGAGAGGCAAAACTTTTAAGAAAGAGTGTCTTGAAACATTTTCAGCACCTATACTTTAGACGTTCATAATCTGAGATTTATTAAACTTCTGAAATCGTAGAGTCAGCAAGGAATCCAGTTCTTTTTTATGTTTCAGATGGGCATCATTCAAACATTCATAAATGGCTGAAGAAAAGTCAGAAAAGTTTTCATAATATTTACCATATAAACATTTCTTTTTGACCAATTTCCACAGCCTTTCAATTAAATTTAGATTAGGTGAATAAGACGGCAGATAGAGCAGTTCTATTGACAAAGAAAGAGCCAATTCTTCAACAATTTTACATTTTTGATAGCGGGCATTATCTAAGACTAGAGTGATGGGAATCATTAGTCCTAAAGCAGCTATTTTTTCAAGGAGTTCACAGACTTGAGTTGCCGTAATATAAGTGTCATTCGTAACCAGAATAACTTCATGAGTTATTGCATTTAATGCTCCTAAAACATTGAAGCGTTTACGCCCGCTCGGTGACTTAACAAAAAGTCTCTCAAAACACCAAACAAAACCGAGAAATGCTCCCATGACGAAGTGAGCGGCATCAACAAAAAAAACAGCCCTTTTTCCTTCTTTTGCCTCATTTAGTCTGGGTTCTAGCTTTTTTTCTTTGTAGTCCTCTTGTTCATCTGGGTCAGCTTTAGAAGGAAGAGAACCTACTTTTAAACATTTCATTCCCATTGATTTTAAAAATTTTCTCACTTGGGTAGGACTTCGTTTTATTCCCGTCAATTCTTCTATCCTATATACAGCTTCATCTATTGTGGCTGGTGGATTTTTCTCGAAGTATTTTTTGAGGGTTTCTTTTTGAGACTCTAATTCACTTTTAGGGCGATAGAAGTTGATTTCTTTTAATTTTTCTATTCCGCCCTCTTGCTCATCTCGAAGATAGGTTAATAAGGTATTTGGCGAGATTCCTGCTAACTGACAAATTTTTTGGTGCGGTATCTTTTGGCTTTTTAACCAGAGAACTTCCATCTTCAGTTGAACCCGGGGATGGGGATGATGAAATCTTTCATAATACAGTGAGTTCTTTTCTTCTTCCGTGAATTCTAGGTTAATCATGTTTTTAATGAGTGCTTTGCTTCTAATTATGGCTCTTAAACTATATTATTGTCCTTGAGTAAAAAATGCAAGTTGTAGCCGTGCAAAGTATAGAAGACCCCAGAGCGGACAGGGGACGCAATCACAGCCTGGTATCCCTAATTGCCCTAGCCATTTTGGCGGTCTTAGCGGGTGCCGACGGGTTTGTCGCCATAGAAGCCTACGGAAAAGCCAAACAATCCTGGTTGAAAACCTTTTTGGAATTACCCAATGGGATACCTTCCCACGACACCTTGGGTCGAGTCTTAGGAATGCTAGAACCCGAGCAATTAAGGTCGGGATTCCTAGGGTGGATCGGGGAAATCACCGAAAAATTGGGTGGTGATTCGGTAGTAGTGATGGCGGCTTAATCCTTTGCTTTGCTGTGCATTGTAGTCATGGATAAAATACCAAACAGCCCCAACGTGATTCTCCATTTTTTTAGAGAAAGATAGACTCTCTCTCACCAGCCGAGAAATCCTTTGTCGAAAGGTATTATTTAATCTTTCAATATGATTAGTTTGACCAGTTTCTTGACCAACTGGTCGATGACGTTTACTGGGAATTACTGTCTTATATGACTCCCAAAAGTCTGTGTAAGCAACTGCACATTGTCGGTAAACGCCTGGTAAACTAGCCCAAAGTTTTTTGGCTGATTGACGACTCCTATCTCCGCGCATAGCAACCAATAATTTCTCTTGTATTTCTATCAATTGCCAGCCAAATATAGACTTTTATCGTCTTAGAAAAAACCAAAGACCACATTTCATCACATTCTATAACCAATTTACCTTTTGGTTTGTCCGAAACCTTTATTTGACGGGGAACAGCCGCCAGTTTATTGTTGACATAATTTTGTTACCATGACCAACTTACCCCTGTTACTCTAGCAATTCCTCGTCAGGAAATTCGTTCGAGCAGGAGTTTATCAATTAATTGTTTGGTTTCGTCAGAGACGGTTTTATTAGTGGGATTGATCACAAACGGTTGACCGCAATCTTTACACTGACGTTTCGGCTTGCCATTATGTGTAGAACCATTTTTGATGGTATGATAAGAACCACATTTAGGACAACAAGATGTAGAAGTTTGTGAATCTTTTGTCAGAAGACAATGTTCTAAATCTTCATCGTAATTTAACCAAAGTTTAATTATCCAAGAGAAGATATTGATAAAAATAGCAATCATAAAAAGCAAATCCCCAACATTTATCAAGCAATTATTTTTATTAGTAAATATTCTACACGACTCAGTCCAGATAAGCAAGATGGCTTACCACTACTACCGAATCACTACCAAAAATTGAACCTAGAACTAATCCACATAGATGGGAAAACCGCCAAGGGTTCCTATGACCGTGAAAAGAAACTGGCTCTTCTCGACTTTGTGTGATAATTTTTGCTTATGAAATCGTGAAATGTTTACTGGGAAAGACTTTTAGGACTATTTGGTTAAATAAACCATCAGTATAGACCTCGTTTCCACACAGAAACCAGAAGAGCCAGAAACTAAAGGCTTTGCACACAGTAAGTGCTTGGAGTAGCGAACATGGGTTAGTCTTAGCCCAAGAAAAAGTGGACAGTAAATCCAATGAAATTACCGCCGTGCCGCTCAGAAGTGCAATTGCTCAATCTCAAGGGAGCGATAGTCACTTTGGATGCCATGGGAACCCAGACGGAAATTGCCCAACAAATCAAGTCTGGGGGCGGAGATGACGTCTTAGCCCTCAAAGGCAATCAGGGCAAGCTCTTTCAACAAGTAGAAGGCTGGTTTGACCAAGCTATAGCCGGGGATTGGCAAGGGATTGAATACAGCTACCACGAAAAGGTGGAGTCGGGGCATCACCGGATCGAAACCCGTCAAATTTGGGTGGTGCCGGTGTCCCAATTACCGCCCCTGCATCGGCAGAGTCTGTGGCCTGGCCTAACCACCGTAGTCATGGTTCGCAGTGTCCGCCAATTATGGAATAAAACTACGACAGAAATTCGCTTCTTCATCAGTAGTTTAGCAGCGGATGCCCAAAAACACGCCGAGGTGATTCGCGGACATTGGAGTATTGAAAATAGTCTCCATTGGGTACTCGATGTTACCTTTAATGAAGATGCCAGTCGGGTTCGTCTGGGGCATGGAGCGGAAAACCTAGGTCTGTTGCGCCGTTTAAGTGTGAATTTGTTGAAGCAGGAGCCCTCGAAAATGAGTCTGAAAATGAAACGTTATAGGGCGAGCATGGATGATAATTTCATGGTAAAAATCTTGGAGGCCAGTGCGGTTGACTGAAAAAGGAGGTGTCAATTAGACTTGTGAGCGTTCTCGCGCAGCGAGCGCGTTGCGACCAATCCAGTCTGGAATGAAAGAACCCAGTAGATAAAGTTCCTTCTGAGTTCATCGGTTTTCGAGGATTAGAAACCCCCTAAATTTCGGAAAATTACTCGGATAGAATCGGAACAAACGCCAAAATTTAGACTAACTTCTCGGAATTCAAGGGCTCGGTCAACGCGCGATTACCCTGTACTTTTAGCAGGAATAGCAACAGCTTTCCTCAAGTCTCTTTTAAGAATTTCATTGTTCCGACATTTGGGTAAAAATTTTTCAATTGCTTGGCTATTTTCGAGCCTGCGATCCTCTAACAACAGGGCCAATATTTTTAATAAATGGGACTTACCAGAGCCAAAAAATCCCGATATCCAAACCCCATTAACTCCTGTATAATTGTTAAGTACCTAGGCAAAATTAATTACATACTCGCCTCCAAAATTGTCCAGCACTTTTTTAACGTAAGCGAGGAGGCTCTTTCGGTCTTTATAGGCGCTAAATTCAATCCATTCATATTTTAAAAATCTCCATAATATTTCAATTAAATTTAAATGAGGTGAATAAGTGGGCAACCAAAATATTTTCAAGTTTTTCTTTTCCCATTCCTCAAGTTTCTCCATAAATGCCTCGCTGGTATGAATGGAAGCTTGGTCAATTATTATGACGGTTTTTTTCTGTATATTTTGGCAATATTTATCCAGAAAATTAATAACTATCTCGCTAGTAACCGTTCCGACCTGTGTCTCATAAAATAATTGATTATCTCGTTTCATTATTCCTAAAATATTTAGTCTTTTACCTTCAATTGGTGGTAACTTTATCGTGGTTTTTTCTTCTTGCCAAGCGTAAGGAATACAAGGCTTTGAATCCCATCCCATTTCATCCAAATATCCTATCTCAATCTCTCCTCTTTTTTCCTGTTTTTTTAGTTCTTCTAAAATAGGTAGTTTGACCTCAAGCTCCCACTCATCAGGGGTTTTGGCGACCCCTCTTCTCACCCTTTTCCACCTCATGTTGATTTTTTTTATGAGTCTTTTTATCGTGTCTTTGCTTACGGTTAATTTCCATTCTTCTACAATTTTTATCTGGATTTTTTTTAAGCTTTTCGGTTCTTCTTTTACCCAGTCAATAACTTGTTGACCTTGTGCTTCTGTCAATTTAGGTTTTCTCCCTCTTCCTCGACGATTATAAAAACCAATTAGTTTTCTATCTTCCCAGGCCGTCAACCAATTATAGATGGTCTTTCTCGTAACTCCAAATATTCCGCTCAATTCTTCTATCGTGGTTCCCTGAAAACTTAAGAGTATACATTTCGCTCGCTCTCTTACTTGATGATGTTTACTAGCTCGATAAATTCTCTCTAGCATTTTCTGGCTCTCGGGGTTTAGGTCTCTAATCAATCTCATTGTATTTTCCTGCTGCTTCGTTTTTTTATGTATTATACTTCTTAATTTTTTATTTGGGTAATTAATTTTGCATGACTACTTATAAGCTGACAAAAACTCCTCTAGGCGTTTTTCAACCTCGCCGGTAAGCACATATTCTTCTAGTTCAACGTGCAGACCTGAGTGCCTGACACATCTTGTGTCAGGGGTAGCAGGTCAAGGACGACAGAGCAAAGAGTGAACACGGGAAAACCATATTGGCTCTTCTGGTTTCTGTGTGGAAACGAGGTCTATACTGATAGAATATCCGCAAAATAGCCCTAAAAGTCTTGCCCGATAAGCATTTCACGACTCCATAAGCAAAAATTATCACACAAAGTCGAGAAGAGCCCCATATTCGGTCATAGTAATCGGAGAGAGCGTTCTTAGAAGAGAAACAGGGTTCTGGGTCAGAGTGGAACAAAGGGATAGGAGAAAGCAAAGAGCGGCCCTTGTGGACAACGCCCTGGAGCCAACGAAGACCAATTTTGAGATAGCTGAGACCCCGCGTCCAATGGGGGTCAACCTGAGAGCGAAGACCATTGAGTTGAACGGCCATACCGTGAGTAGTGGCATAAAGAAGAGCAAGGGCTGCGACCAAATACAGACGGGTCAAAGCAGGAGCAGAACGGATAGCGGAGTCTTCAAGTTGAAAAGCACCGGATTTTGAATCTAAAAATAACTCCTCGACCCGAAAGCGCAAGGCGTACTGCCATAAAGTGTTCAGAGAGGGGGTTTCGTCAGTAATGACAGCCCAAGGTTCTTTGACTCCCGTGACCCTTGCCAGAACAAGATTGCATCGATAGATGCCGTCTGTCCACAGACCGACCTGATCGTAAAGAATGGCTTCTCCTTTGGCAGGCCAGAGATATTTGACTTCGATAGGATGTCGCCGAACCTTCAAGGGGTGACAGAGGGGCTACAAGCTAGATAGAGCGGGGGGTCTAGCCAAACGACCCCCTAAAGAAATAGAGTGGTTAGGACAACCACTCAAAATTTTAAAATGTTACCTTCATTCTATCAGGCTTGTTTACAGGCGAACCTTAGCGAGGCGAGCTATTTGACCTTACAGCTCCTAATCCTGCTCTTACAAAGTCA contains the following coding sequences:
- a CDS encoding NAD(P)H-quinone oxidoreductase subunit F; translated protein: MKDLFLDTCWLIPIYGLIGSILTLPWSLGIISRTGPRPAAYINLLMTVLGLIHGSIAFNQIWHRETIKLAFEWVRVADLSLSLSIELSPVSLGTLELITLISLLAQIYALGYMEKDWSLARFYGLMGFFEAALGGIALSDSLLFSYAFLEMLTVSTYLLVGFWYAQPLVVTAARDAFLTKRVGDIILLMGLVALSSYGEGLSFSQLENWAVNNPVPPLTATLLGLALIAGPTGKCAQFPLNLWLDEAMEGPNPAGIMRNSIVVSAGAYVLIKLQPVFTLSPIAANVLIVLGTMTAIGTSLMALSQIDIKRVLCHSTSAYLGLVFIAVGLGHVDIALLILFSHAVAKALLFMSAGALILTTSNQNITEMGGIWARMPATTMAFLGGSAGMTVLMPLGMFWTLKRWLSGEWAIPWWLLAVLIFVNCLSIVNLTRVFRLVFLGQTQSKTHRTPEVAWPMALPMVSLILIALLAPIIPLRWDFWLSFTNPLLNNQSFTIVWGFPLLMASGVIGLVIGLTVELRRAWARPTGLILRFLQDLFAYDFYLDRIYQFTVVLAVGSLSKITAWLDRYIIDGLVNLVSLATIFSGSALKYNVSGQSQFYVLTILLGIGGLIWLLLNGQWSLITNYWSSLLTH
- a CDS encoding metal-sensing transcriptional repressor, coding for MTNQITPFDPLHNHDETGHDHESKGTPHVHSEASLKQIINRLSRIEGHIRGIKTMVSENRPCPEVLMQIAAIRGAIDRVARIILDEHLSECIARAAQEGSIETEIEELKAALDRFLS
- the rpsU gene encoding 30S ribosomal protein S21 produces the protein MTQVVVGQNEAIESALRRFKRQVAKAGIYADIKKHQFFETPQEKRKRKAVARRRQRTRRR
- the upp gene encoding uracil phosphoribosyltransferase, translated to MVLQLRVYVPEHPLVKHWLAIARDQNTPSVLFKTAMTELGRWLTYEAARQWLPTLETSVKTPLAECPATFIDPSVPMAVVPILRAGLALLEGAQSLLPLASTYHLGLARNEETLEASCYLNKLPASFDPATRVLILEPMLATGGSISTAMAEITSRGVDPALIRLISVVAAPPALQKLSQNYPSLNIYTAIIDEGLNSGGYIVPGLGDAGDRAFGTY
- a CDS encoding membrane protein; its protein translation is MSQRDGFTGGFLAGAIVGGLVGGVLGTVLANRSRRGLGDGDNQAFLEEIRNGRLTPEEGMEVARRSLEDKIAQLNLAIDDVRQQLGSVQENGSDH
- a CDS encoding IS630 family transposase produces the protein MINLEFTEEEKNSLYYERFHHPHPRVQLKMEVLWLKSQKIPHQKICQLAGISPNTLLTYLRDEQEGGIEKLKEINFYRPKSELESQKETLKKYFEKNPPATIDEAVYRIEELTGIKRSPTQVRKFLKSMGMKCLKVGSLPSKADPDEQEDYKEKKLEPRLNEAKEGKRAVFFVDAAHFVMGAFLGFVWCFERLFVKSPSGRKRFNVLGALNAITHEVILVTNDTYITATQVCELLEKIAALGLMIPITLVLDNARYQKCKIVEELALSLSIELLYLPSYSPNLNLIERLWKLVKKKCLYGKYYENFSDFSSAIYECLNDAHLKHKKELDSLLTLRFQKFNKSQIMNV
- a CDS encoding ISAs1 family transposase produces the protein MQVVAVQSIEDPRADRGRNHSLVSLIALAILAVLAGADGFVAIEAYGKAKQSWLKTFLELPNGIPSHDTLGRVLGMLEPEQLRSGFLGWIGEITEKLGGDSVVVMAA
- a CDS encoding ISAs1 family transposase, with the protein product MKLPPCRSEVQLLNLKGAIVTLDAMGTQTEIAQQIKSGGGDDVLALKGNQGKLFQQVEGWFDQAIAGDWQGIEYSYHEKVESGHHRIETRQIWVVPVSQLPPLHRQSLWPGLTTVVMVRSVRQLWNKTTTEIRFFISSLAADAQKHAEVIRGHWSIENSLHWVLDVTFNEDASRVRLGHGAENLGLLRRLSVNLLKQEPSKMSLKMKRYRASMDDNFMVKILEASAVD
- a CDS encoding IS630-like element ISMae24 family transposase, whose amino-acid sequence is MRLIRDLNPESQKMLERIYRASKHHQVRERAKCILLSFQGTTIEELSGIFGVTRKTIYNWLTAWEDRKLIGFYNRRGRGRKPKLTEAQGQQVIDWVKEEPKSLKKIQIKIVEEWKLTVSKDTIKRLIKKINMRWKRVRRGVAKTPDEWELEVKLPILEELKKQEKRGEIEIGYLDEMGWDSKPCIPYAWQEEKTTIKLPPIEGKRLNILGIMKRDNQLFYETQVGTVTSEIVINFLDKYCQNIQKKTVIIIDQASIHTSEAFMEKLEEWEKKNLKIFWLPTYSPHLNLIEILWRFLKYEWIEFSAYKDRKSLLAYVKKVLDNFGGEYVINFA